A section of the Bacillus pumilus genome encodes:
- a CDS encoding GNAT family N-acetyltransferase — protein MLTPDDAEEYAALRLEALRLHPEGFAMSYEEEQIGTIEKYAARFASVQSMWTFGAFDKGKLVGMVTLIQESLQKLKHRANVVAMYVTAGARGKGVGKALITEVLSFARDQQDIEQMYLSVVTTNHSAKRLYRSVGFESYALEEKALKWPDHTYADEEKMVLFLS, from the coding sequence TTGTTAACACCAGATGATGCTGAAGAATATGCCGCGTTGAGACTAGAAGCACTACGATTACATCCAGAGGGCTTTGCGATGAGTTATGAAGAAGAGCAGATCGGTACAATAGAAAAATACGCAGCCCGTTTTGCTTCTGTACAATCTATGTGGACTTTTGGCGCTTTTGATAAAGGGAAGCTTGTGGGCATGGTCACGCTCATTCAAGAAAGCTTACAGAAATTAAAGCACCGAGCGAATGTAGTAGCGATGTATGTTACAGCGGGTGCCCGCGGGAAAGGTGTAGGCAAGGCCTTGATAACGGAAGTTCTTTCCTTTGCGAGAGATCAACAGGACATCGAGCAAATGTATTTATCAGTCGTGACAACCAATCACTCAGCCAAACGCTTATACCGCTCTGTTGGATTTGAGTCATACGCGCTTGAAGAAAAAGCACTAAAATGGCCAGATCATACATATGCAGATGAGGAAAAAATGGTTTTATTTTTATCATAG
- a CDS encoding spore coat protein has translation MSRLDDFFFGPRRGNQGGDETVVFPTRQIVNTRTNEQTIRKIHPTHITNVNKNIKRIENYYPVTESTHNEYIVKEYDCGSDINNPCCRPVKRCKW, from the coding sequence ATGAGCCGATTAGATGATTTTTTCTTTGGACCTCGCAGAGGAAACCAAGGAGGAGATGAAACGGTTGTTTTCCCCACACGTCAAATTGTCAACACAAGAACGAATGAACAGACTATCAGAAAAATTCATCCAACGCATATCACAAACGTCAATAAAAATATCAAACGAATTGAAAACTACTATCCTGTCACGGAGTCGACTCATAACGAGTATATCGTGAAAGAATACGATTGCGGCAGTGATATCAATAACCCTTGCTGTCGTCCAGTGAAACGCTGCAAGTGGTAA
- a CDS encoding sugar porter family MFS transporter, with protein MEKKVSSKFIFFFGSFAGILFGYDIGIIAGAEGHIQQEFQLSPLWLGIVVSSLMGGAIIGSILSGLLGDKFGRRKLILVSSVIFFVGAIGSAIAPEEISLTIARIFLGTAVGTASSLVPAYMSEIAPAKIRGKLSGLNQLMIVSGLLLSYIVAFVFEPIPDSWRWMLGSAALFAIVLYIGMLKLPESPRYLIKHGMAHKAREVLGSLRSSREEIEEEMQEILEVAKEERSGIRELFQKKFRMALFIGVGMATLQQIQGANSIVYYATSIARNVGLAPQVAAGFTVIVGVIFVVTTVIFLQFVDRFDRRTILTVGGTGMALSFFAPAALGALGVSEGILNWVTLISLCCFILCYAFSWAPITWIIIGEIFPLSVRGIGAGISSAFNWTGSLAVGLVFPILADKFSFGVIFSSFGVICLIGLLFTRFVLVETKGRSLEQIETDMAARV; from the coding sequence TTGGAGAAAAAAGTGTCAAGCAAATTTATCTTCTTTTTCGGGTCCTTTGCAGGCATCTTATTCGGATATGATATTGGAATTATTGCAGGGGCAGAAGGACATATTCAGCAAGAATTTCAGCTCAGCCCATTATGGCTTGGAATTGTCGTCTCTTCATTAATGGGCGGGGCGATTATCGGCTCCATTTTAAGCGGTCTGTTAGGGGATAAATTTGGCCGAAGAAAGCTTATTTTGGTCTCATCCGTTATCTTTTTTGTCGGAGCGATCGGATCAGCTATCGCACCAGAAGAGATTTCATTAACCATTGCACGTATCTTTTTAGGAACAGCCGTTGGTACAGCCTCATCTTTGGTGCCGGCATACATGTCTGAAATTGCTCCTGCTAAAATTCGCGGGAAATTGTCTGGGCTCAATCAGCTCATGATCGTGAGCGGACTATTGCTAAGCTATATCGTTGCATTTGTGTTTGAACCTATTCCAGACAGCTGGCGCTGGATGCTCGGTAGCGCCGCTTTATTTGCTATCGTGCTTTATATTGGGATGCTGAAGCTTCCTGAATCTCCGAGGTATTTAATTAAACACGGAATGGCGCATAAAGCACGGGAAGTATTAGGGTCACTACGCTCTTCTCGTGAAGAAATTGAAGAAGAAATGCAGGAAATTTTAGAAGTCGCGAAAGAAGAACGCTCTGGTATTCGCGAATTGTTCCAAAAGAAATTCAGAATGGCTCTTTTCATAGGGGTTGGGATGGCGACCCTTCAGCAAATTCAAGGGGCGAACTCCATTGTGTACTATGCAACAAGTATTGCTCGAAATGTAGGGCTTGCACCTCAAGTTGCCGCAGGTTTTACAGTGATTGTCGGTGTCATTTTTGTCGTCACCACCGTGATCTTTTTACAATTTGTCGACCGATTCGACCGCCGAACGATTCTCACCGTAGGGGGAACGGGCATGGCTCTTTCTTTCTTTGCACCAGCTGCATTAGGTGCACTTGGCGTTAGTGAAGGTATTTTAAACTGGGTGACCTTAATTTCACTTTGCTGCTTTATCTTGTGCTACGCCTTCTCATGGGCACCGATCACGTGGATCATCATCGGCGAAATTTTCCCGCTTTCTGTCAGAGGTATCGGTGCAGGTATTTCATCTGCCTTTAACTGGACGGGATCGTTAGCCGTTGGACTCGTGTTCCCTATCCTGGCAGACAAATTCAGCTTTGGGGTCATTTTCTCCTCGTTTGGTGTCATCTGCTTAATCGGACTATTATTCACCCGCTTTGTGCTAGTTGAAACAAAAGGAAGAAGCTTAGAACAAATCGAAACCGATATGGCAGCACGAGTATAA
- the araA gene encoding L-arabinose isomerase → MLTSQHKECWFIVGSQHLYGDEALQKVKADAQKMTDALNESGLLPYPVILQELAVSADQITKLMKEVNYRDEVVGVMTWMHTFSPAKMWIRGTNLLQKPLLHLVTQYYEKIPWDTIDMDYMNLHQSAHGDREYGYINARLNKQNQIVAEHWSKPEVQQQIADWMDVAAAYHESFQIKVARFGDNMRHVAVTEGDKIEAQIQLGWTVDYFGIGDLVEYVNAVEEAEVDALFAEYLLQYDVEYGTYSVEDWEKSVKVQARYEIAIQRFLDEGGYNAFTTNFEDLHGMKQLPGLAVQRLMAKGYGFAGEGDWKTAALDRLLKVMSHHQSTGFMEDYTYEMTSGQEAVLQSHMLEVDPALAHTKPVIVVSPLGIGNREDPARLVFDGKAGEGVVVSIADFGTHFKWLIQEVEAFEPEEAAPHLPVARVLWKIKPNFQDGVKAWIKQGGGHHTVVSLNLSVDQIVHFAKLVSAEYVVL, encoded by the coding sequence ATGTTAACAAGTCAACATAAAGAATGCTGGTTTATTGTCGGATCACAGCATTTATACGGAGATGAAGCACTACAGAAAGTAAAAGCAGATGCACAAAAAATGACGGATGCCTTAAATGAGAGCGGTTTACTTCCTTATCCAGTGATCTTGCAGGAGCTAGCTGTCAGCGCAGATCAAATCACAAAGCTGATGAAAGAGGTTAATTATCGCGATGAGGTTGTCGGCGTCATGACGTGGATGCATACATTTTCACCGGCAAAAATGTGGATACGCGGGACCAATCTTTTGCAGAAGCCTCTTTTACATCTTGTCACACAGTATTATGAAAAAATTCCGTGGGACACGATCGACATGGACTATATGAATCTTCATCAATCGGCACATGGAGACAGAGAATATGGCTATATCAATGCACGATTAAATAAACAAAATCAAATTGTTGCAGAGCACTGGTCTAAGCCGGAGGTGCAGCAGCAAATCGCTGATTGGATGGATGTGGCAGCCGCCTATCATGAAAGCTTTCAGATTAAAGTGGCAAGGTTTGGTGACAACATGCGCCATGTGGCTGTCACAGAAGGAGATAAAATCGAAGCCCAGATTCAGTTAGGGTGGACCGTTGATTACTTTGGGATAGGCGATCTCGTCGAATATGTGAATGCAGTAGAAGAAGCAGAGGTAGATGCATTATTTGCGGAGTATTTATTGCAGTATGATGTAGAGTATGGAACGTATTCAGTTGAAGATTGGGAAAAAAGTGTCAAGGTGCAAGCACGGTATGAGATTGCCATCCAACGCTTTTTAGATGAAGGCGGCTACAATGCTTTTACGACGAACTTTGAAGATTTACATGGAATGAAGCAACTGCCAGGACTTGCGGTACAGCGGCTGATGGCAAAGGGATATGGCTTTGCCGGGGAAGGCGATTGGAAAACGGCTGCGCTGGACCGATTATTAAAGGTGATGAGTCATCATCAATCCACTGGTTTTATGGAGGACTATACGTATGAAATGACGTCTGGACAGGAAGCAGTGCTGCAATCTCATATGTTAGAAGTAGATCCGGCGCTTGCCCATACGAAACCTGTCATTGTCGTATCTCCGCTTGGAATCGGAAACAGGGAAGATCCAGCTCGCCTTGTGTTTGATGGAAAAGCTGGGGAAGGTGTTGTCGTTTCTATTGCTGATTTTGGTACTCATTTCAAATGGCTTATACAAGAAGTTGAAGCCTTTGAGCCGGAGGAAGCAGCACCTCATTTACCGGTGGCACGTGTGCTCTGGAAAATCAAGCCGAATTTTCAGGACGGCGTCAAAGCATGGATTAAGCAAGGCGGGGGTCATCATACAGTCGTATCCCTCAATTTATCGGTTGATCAAATTGTTCATTTTGCAAAGCTTGTGAGTGCAGAGTATGTCGTTTTATAG
- a CDS encoding L-ribulose-5-phosphate 4-epimerase, whose protein sequence is MLERLKEEVFEANLDLPKYGLVKFTWGNVSACDRDSGLFVIKPSGIAYDQLSAKDMVVVDFDGEVVEGEYSPSSDTATHAVLYKHFDEIGGISHSHSMWATVWAQAGLDLQAMGTTHADTFYGAVPCARFLTEEEVNRGYEVETGRLIIETFEKRNLDVMAVPGVLLQGHGPFTWGKDAKSAVTNSVILEEVAKMNLFAKQLNEYAEPLPQRILDKHYLRKHGEHAYYGQKPST, encoded by the coding sequence ATGCTAGAACGCTTAAAAGAAGAAGTATTCGAAGCCAATTTAGATTTACCGAAGTACGGACTTGTGAAATTCACATGGGGCAATGTCAGTGCGTGTGATCGTGACAGCGGTCTATTTGTTATTAAGCCTAGCGGTATAGCGTATGATCAATTATCAGCGAAAGATATGGTTGTAGTCGACTTTGACGGTGAAGTAGTGGAAGGGGAATACAGCCCTTCATCAGATACAGCAACACACGCTGTCCTTTACAAACACTTTGATGAAATCGGCGGTATTTCACATAGCCATTCCATGTGGGCAACCGTTTGGGCGCAGGCAGGTCTCGATTTACAGGCAATGGGTACAACACATGCTGATACATTTTACGGTGCTGTTCCATGTGCTCGATTTCTGACAGAAGAAGAAGTCAATCGCGGTTATGAGGTAGAAACGGGCCGGTTGATCATCGAAACGTTTGAGAAAAGAAATCTAGATGTGATGGCAGTGCCAGGTGTATTGCTTCAAGGCCACGGCCCATTTACGTGGGGGAAAGATGCAAAAAGTGCGGTCACAAACAGTGTGATTTTAGAAGAAGTCGCCAAAATGAATTTATTCGCAAAGCAATTAAATGAATACGCGGAGCCTCTTCCGCAGCGAATTTTAGATAAACATTACTTAAGAAAACATGGCGAACATGCGTATTACGGACAAAAACCTTCAACATAA